The sequence below is a genomic window from Synechococcus sp. PCC 7335.
ACCTATCCGGCGCTGGTTTAGCGGGTGCAAATCTACAAAAGGCTTTTTTAACAGGTGCGGACCTATCCGGTGCGAGTTTATCTGGCGCAGAACTGCAGCACTCTGACTTTCGAGCAACCAATTTGACCGATGTCGATATGACGAGCGTTGGCAGTATTGCGGGTGCAGACTTTAGCGGTGCAGTAGGTCTTACTGAAGCAGGACGCTCAAAGCTACTTAGTCATGGTCAAGCAGAGCTAAATGAATGGAATGCCTATACTCGCAAGACGACTTTGCAAAGCCTTCAGAAGCAATAGGGAGCAGGTCTGCTCCCTATTTACCACACTTAGCTTATCCGTTTTTCTAGATACTGACCGATCATCACTTCCTCACCTGCACGGGAGATGATAGTCTGCCTCGTTCGATAGTTATCACCCACTAGCTTCAGCTCTTCTTCAAAGGACGAACCGCCATACTCAGTGCGCAAGAGCATTGTGTAGTCATCTTTGAACCGATAGTTTGCAGTCACAGGCTTGGAAGTCGCAAAACCGCGATCGCGGTACATAATATCGTCGCGAATGCCGAAGACGGTCTCGCCAATGGAAGGCTTTTTGCTAGGGCTAATATAGGTGCTTTCCCAGGTAACCTTTACACCGCAAATCATCGGGAAGGTAAGCTCATGGCGCTCACCTAACGCAGCAAGTTCTGGATGATCGTTTTCTAGAAAGGCGATACTAATCTCACTAACGACTTCTTGAGTCTGGTCGTTAGCAAGGGTGTAGTAGCGGCGGCGCGACTGCCAGTTACCGACTGAACGCCTAAAAAAGGCGATCGCCTGCGCCTCTATCTCCGTGACTGTGCCGCCACCCTGCGTTGCCGAGACAGCCTCCAAGGCAGCTGTTTTCTCAGCGCCTGCTCCGGCATCTGCATGGGCAGACTGTTGCGTAGATATGACCATCGAGACTTTTCCTCAAGTTGGAACCTGCATATACAGGCTCAATACCAAACAAAATTTTACATTTATTCATCACTAATAGAGTAGCCAATTTGACGTTAAACGCTCATTCATCCAAAGGAAGACTTCGACTGGCCAGTAATTTCGATTAGCTAGTCGTACTTATCGAGCAGATGGTAGCTCTTTAGTTGAGCAATAGATGGGCAATAGATTAGTTGGGCACCAGTGCCTCTAAAGCAGCGGCAACAACTTTGTGATGCTTGTCCTGGCGTAGCTGAAGCAGGGTATCTTTCGCGGCGGGTTGAGTAAAGTGTCTAAGCGCGTTGGCAAGCGCTAAACGCGATCGCCAACTTTTGTTTTGTAGCGTCGGCAGTATTGCTTCTAGCGCCTTTTGCGACTGCGAAGTATCCGCCAGTAGTGCTAGCGCTGAAATGCCTGCTTGTGAAATCGTTTCGTCTTTATCTTCTAGAGCGATCATCGCAACTTCAAACAGCTCCTCAGGACAGTCCATCTCTGGCATGATCGCGAGAATGCTGCGACGAACTAGCCAATGATCATTTGTTTTAAACAACTCAACCAAGCAGTCAACCGAGCGCTTACCATACAGCCCTAGAGAGTTAGCAATTTCAGCTTTGACGTTTTGGTCGGGTTCAACTGGCAGCATCGCCAGCAAAGTGGTGTAGGCTGATTCGTTGCGTTTACGCCCTAACCCCATAGCCACAAAAGATCGAACTAAAAAAGCATTGTCCTGACGCTGCTTAATTAGCAGAGGAACAGCCTCATTAGCGTCGTAGTCTCTAAGTGCAACGAGTGCACGCAACCGTAGCTGAGAATCTTCGCTAGCAAGTAGAGTTTTGATTTCAGAAATTTCCATTGAAACGCGTAGGACAATTTGATTTAGGCTATTACCAAAGAAGGCTAGAAGGAACTGCTAGGAACTGCTACATCATTGTCTGTTAATCGCGTCGCTTGTTACGCATGGACGTTACGCCTAGATATGTAGATAGCTCTATGCTGCACCCTTACACCTTAGTTCACAAAAACATCAGTTCACAAAAACATCTTTAAAAGAGAGGTCATTTGCAGTGACGGAAAGCACCCCAACAAACGAACAAGCAGAAAAGTTGAAAAGCCCATCGGCCAAAGTCCCTTCAGAACATGAGGTGGCCGAGGTAATTGCGGAGTTAGAACAGTACAAAGCTCGCTTAATCGAAGACTTTACAGCCACTGCCAAGAAAGCTAAGTTGCCGAAGTCGATGACAATGTCGCAGTTGAAAAATCATCCTGAGATTCTGAAGATTGAAGCTTCGCTAGCGCAGTTGCGTGGAGAAGCAGTAGAGTCTAATCGCTAGCTCAAGCTGAGCTTAGTAAGTTCGCTTTTTGAAGTTCTAACAACAAAACTCTAACAACATCAGTCGTGGACTTCCGTCCAGCATTCTTTTATCAATTTTGACTAACCTCAACAGTCGAGAGCAACCCAATCGAGAACAGGCCAGTCAAGAGCGGGTCAAGGTAGCCTTGAGCGAGACTCAAAGACAGACAGACAAGCTCATTGCTTACGTCAATGAGCAGATTGAGCTGTTAGCGTTTGATGAGCCAGACCCACAGCTACTTCGGCAGATGGTTCAGGGATTAGGCGATCCTAGAAGATCGGTGCGGCTGCGTTTGATTAGTGCATTCGGTGAAATTGGAGAACCTGCAACGCCTTTTTTATTGGATGGGTTAGCGACTCATCAAGATCCGATGGTTCGTCGAGCCTGCTGTAACGCGATGACAAACCTTGGAGATGAGAGAGCGGTATTGGGGCTAGCAGCTGCTCTGATGCAAGATCAAGAAATGAGTGTGAAAAGCGCAGCAGCAGGAGCTTTGGCCAAGATTGGCGCGCCCGCATTTGAGGCGGTGCGTGACGTTTTAACCTCCACTGAGGCAGATGAAAGCTGCAAGGGACATGCGGCCTGGGCGATCGCAACTATGAGCGCAGAGGTTCGCAGCCAGCTATATGAAAGCCTCAGCGATCCTTCGCCGAACGTTAGAATTGCGGTAGTCGGGGCGATCGCTCAACTGGCCCAGACTCAACTAGCTCAAACCCAGCTTGCCCAAACTCAGCTAGCTCAAACTCAACTGGCTCAAGCTCAGATCGACCGACCAGAACAAGACAACCTGCTAATTCTAGTTGATGCATTGAAAGACGCCTGCGCGGATGTTCGGATCGAGGCGATCGCTCACCTTGCTCGGCTCAACTATCAACCTGCCTATCAGTCTTTACTAAGCTGTTTGCAAGATCCAGAAGCAGACGTTCGTAAGGCAGCTATCCTAGCACTAGGTAAGCTTAATATAGAAAAACCAGATGTCAGCAAGACCATCGAAAGAATTGCCCTACTACAGAAAGATCCATCCTTAGCTGTACAGCGAGTAGCAACCCTTGTACTCGAACAGCTTCAGACATAATCTTTAGGCATTAATCAGCATTAGAACATATGACCAAAGGCATTCTAGACTAAAGATCATTCTAGACTAGAGATTTAAATCAACAGTACACGCTAAGAACTATGAATGGACTAAGTGATCGAGCTAAGATGCTCATTCCGAAAGCAAGAATTATGAGCTTTGCCGGATGGACTGATGTTGATGCAAAGGCGATCGCATACTTCCAGACAGCGGACGACGAAAGCCGCTATCTCACAGACGAAGAGCTCAGCAAGATTGATTCTTTAACGAACCAGTCCGACCTAGCTCTAAGGGCAGTTGGGCTAAGCGCAACAGAAGTTGCCAGTACATTGCGATCACAAGCTCCTGATATCGTCGATGAAGCTAGAGCCGTTGTCCTCACCACCTTCCCTGACATTCTAGAGCCAGGCGGTGGCCTCTTCCCGCCTCAGCGCGCAGAAGCCTGCTGGCGAGACTTTTGGCAGTTTCTACGGTGCATCACCTACGGCATCGCCGGACAGCAGCATCACTACACGAGTACCGCTGGCTTAGCGGCGATGGAGCAGCTATACGAAGAAGTGCAGGTGCCCCTTCCAGCAATGGTTGCCGGTTTGATTGGCGTTAAGAGAGCAAGTCTAAGGCGA
It includes:
- a CDS encoding phycobilisome protein, with protein sequence MNGLSDRAKMLIPKARIMSFAGWTDVDAKAIAYFQTADDESRYLTDEELSKIDSLTNQSDLALRAVGLSATEVASTLRSQAPDIVDEARAVVLTTFPDILEPGGGLFPPQRAEACWRDFWQFLRCITYGIAGQQHHYTSTAGLAAMEQLYEEVQVPLPAMVAGLIGVKRASLRRFPIETYAALSPYFDHLIARLSTFVKVEAKA
- a CDS encoding HEAT repeat domain-containing protein, whose product is MTNLNSREQPNREQASQERVKVALSETQRQTDKLIAYVNEQIELLAFDEPDPQLLRQMVQGLGDPRRSVRLRLISAFGEIGEPATPFLLDGLATHQDPMVRRACCNAMTNLGDERAVLGLAAALMQDQEMSVKSAAAGALAKIGAPAFEAVRDVLTSTEADESCKGHAAWAIATMSAEVRSQLYESLSDPSPNVRIAVVGAIAQLAQTQLAQTQLAQTQLAQTQLAQAQIDRPEQDNLLILVDALKDACADVRIEAIAHLARLNYQPAYQSLLSCLQDPEADVRKAAILALGKLNIEKPDVSKTIERIALLQKDPSLAVQRVATLVLEQLQT
- a CDS encoding HEAT repeat domain-containing protein encodes the protein MEISEIKTLLASEDSQLRLRALVALRDYDANEAVPLLIKQRQDNAFLVRSFVAMGLGRKRNESAYTTLLAMLPVEPDQNVKAEIANSLGLYGKRSVDCLVELFKTNDHWLVRRSILAIMPEMDCPEELFEVAMIALEDKDETISQAGISALALLADTSQSQKALEAILPTLQNKSWRSRLALANALRHFTQPAAKDTLLQLRQDKHHKVVAAALEALVPN
- a CDS encoding phycobiliprotein lyase; this encodes MVISTQQSAHADAGAGAEKTAALEAVSATQGGGTVTEIEAQAIAFFRRSVGNWQSRRRYYTLANDQTQEVVSEISIAFLENDHPELAALGERHELTFPMICGVKVTWESTYISPSKKPSIGETVFGIRDDIMYRDRGFATSKPVTANYRFKDDYTMLLRTEYGGSSFEEELKLVGDNYRTRQTIISRAGEEVMIGQYLEKRIS